The Pseudoxanthomonas sp. SL93 genome segment CGTGATGCTGGCGGTGATCTACATAGAGGCCCGCTTCCGCGATCCAATTTCTCTGGAAGACGTCGCGAGGGCGTCGCACGTCAGCAGGTTTCACTTCGCTCGGGCATTCCGCGCGGAGACGGGCATGAGCACCATGCAGTACGTCCGTTGGCGACGCGTCCATGAGGCCAAACGCCTCCTTCGAACCGGTGGCATTCCGTTGGCGACCATCGCTACGGATCTCGGATACTTCGATCAGAGCCACTTCACACGCGTATTCCGCTCGGTAACCGGTTTGCGACCGTACGAGTACCTAAATGGAGTGGCACGCCCTGAGCTGATCATAAGGGCTACAGTGCCAAGCCTCTGTCGTGGCGAATCAAAGTCGAACTCTCGAATGGCAAAGGCACACATAGTGCGTTGACAGGTTCGATCTCACGGAAGCTAGTCGGCATGTCCGCTCCTGGCCGAAAGCTGACATCGACTGGGGCGGGGATTAGGGATGTTTATCGGGGGAAGGTGGCATGGCAGCTTCCGACCCAAAGCGGACATCCTACGGATGTCCGCGTCTTGTGGTCATCGCAGCTAGGCGGTCGAGCGAACTGATGGTCTTGCGAACCGCTTGCCGCTCATACACGCGTCAGTGATTGCCGTAGCGTACGGATTGGAGATGTCTACTGAATCCGGCGCGCTTCAGTCACGATCACAATCCTATGCTTCGCGCCGCGGCAATGATTTCCCGCTTTCTCCCCTCGCTAGGCCACCCCTCGACTACGGATACCACCCTTCCATCCTTCAAGAAGTAGAACGTTGGGGTTGACCACGAATCAAGGGCGGGAAGCTCCGCACGGTCAAAGGCAATGACCATAGGATGTTTCTCATGTTCTATGTTCCACTCCCGTAGAACATCTATGTAAAGCTGTCGATCAACTGGGGCAATCCAAATTGAATTAAGCATAACGATTGACAAGTCTCCGTCCGCCTCGATGGCGGCTATCGCGTCCCTCGAGAAATGGCAAAGGGGATGGGAGATGACGATGATCCTAGGCCCGTTGTTAACCTTGAGTTCCACACGTCTCAAAGTACTCCCTGAAGCCGGAACAGCGATCGCCGTTGCTCCCGAAATTGAATCGAAAGCAATGTCTGGCATGCGTTCTACGGCGAATAGTGGGAACCTATCTTCCAATCCCCTGGCCTGCGCGATGTCGCGCGACGCGACCAAGGCCCCGTGCATGTCTCCATAAGTTCGCTGAGAGACCAAGTCCCGGGTACTCAAAGCCTCGAACGTCTGCATCATGACTTGCAGTGCCTTCCTGCTTATCGAGTAGGCATGCGCGATATTGGCCGCCCTGAACAGGGTAAGAAGATCTTGATCTCCCAGTTCAGACGGATCGCGAGTCGAGTAATTAGCGAAGTTATTTTCGAAAGAATCTAGTATGGCCGAAGCCCTTTGCGCGGTTGTCAGTCCGCGAGTCTGTTCGTGAACCTCCATGAAGTCGCCATACTCGCGGCTTAGCTCCGGGCCGGCGGAGGCATCCGCCGGCCAAGCGTTCGCGATACCAATGCTTAGACCAAGAAGGATAAGAGGCCATCTCGTTATCCAGCGCATTTGGACTATCCTTCCAACTAGAATATTCAGGAGACTAGCAATTTCTCATGCAGATAGTGTTGATGTTGTACGCGCAAGTTGCCTTCTTGGCGCACTCGTAACTCTCATAGTCGCAGGGCTGCGATGGACATACCGGGCCCGCCGGATCCAGTAGAGGACGCATGATCTGCTCGTCTACGCCGTCTCGCACTCGAATATTCTTCATCATTCCCACAGTATGCTGGGCTCCGAACAGGCTCATGATCTGGTAGATCTGGGAAGCCGCTAGCTCTGACTGGAGGTCATCGTAGCTGAAGCTAGTTATGCCGCGCTCGTTGAACTTGAGACTTGAGATAAATCGTCGCCTTGCCGGCTCGGAGAGTGCGGCAATCGGCGATGATCGGCCTGCAGTTCTGAGATGCTCTTCAAGATCTGATCTAGACTTGATCGGTGCAAGGCTAAGTGCGACGTCTTGTTGAAGACTCTCCTGCGCCCTAACTACTTGCGCTAAGCGAGACTGCTCGCTCGGGGTGGTCTGAGCATGAAGATGTGCACTAAGAGTCACTGAGAGCACTAGGGCAACAAACAGTAGAGTTGAGTTTTTCATCGTTAAGTACCTCCATGTGGCGTTAGTGTACTGGCCGCGCCAATGCCACGGCTCAGCAACCCGACACTAACTGCAAACTGTTAACGGCCTGTCGGCGGCTGGATACGTAAATGAACGCACCGTTACGAGTCATTTCCTCTCCTCCGGCGCTGCTTGCTGTTCGTGGTCCGAATCTAGCTCACCGAGCCTGCTATGTTGGTTCTTCGACTCCGAATTCGACCCGTACGTACTTGGGTAAATGCGTGAACATAAGGGGCACGTGCTCCTAAATTTTCCCTTTATTAGTTGCAGAGTGACGTGCTTGCGTCCCGCTTCGGGCCGTCATTACCCTCACATTCGTGCGGGCCGGAACGCTTTCGCACGAGATTGGCGCAGGCTTTTCGGTCGAGGACATCGCTAGGATAGAGGACTAGTGACGCTAATCGGCGTAGCGGCATGGCAGGTTCCGACCCAAAGCGGACATCTAAGGATGTCCGCCTCTTTAGGTCAGGGTACGTGCAACCGGTCAAGCGGGCTCAGCGTCTTGCGGACGGCATGCTCCACATGCGTGTAGATCATGGTCGTCTTGAGATTTCGGTGACCGAGCAATAGTTGGATGGTCCGAATGTCCGTGCCGGCTGCCAGCAAGTGAGTGGCAAACGAATGACGTAGGGTGTGAACCGAGGCGTGCTTGACGATGCCGGCTTGGCGCACCGCATTCTTAAATGCCATCTGCACTCCAGACTCAGACGCATGCCAGCGGAGTCGACGACCTGTCTGAGGGCAAGCCCGCACAACGCGAGACGGAAACAGGAACTGCCAAGCCAGGCTCTGGCTGGCGCTTGGGTACTTTCGCTGCAGCGCATTGGGCAGAGGAGCAAAGCCGGCGCCGCGCGCAAGGTCTTGCTTATGCAGCTTGGCCACTCCCACCAGCTGGCGCCCAAGCCGAGACCGGAGGCGATCAGGCAGCAGGGTGGTACGGTCCTTGCCCCCTTTTCCCGCTCTGACATGAATCAGCCCAGCCTCGAGGTCCACGTCCTTGACCCTGAGGGTCATGCACTCGGTGACCCGTAGCCCGGACCCGTAGAGCAGGTGTGCCATCAGGGCAGTAATACCTTCCATCTGCGCCAGAGCTGCCACCACCTCATCCATGCTCAAGACAACCGGCAGGCGATCCCTGCGTTGGACGCGCCGTAGACCATCCAGATGGCCAACCTCCACCTCAAGGACATCTCGATAGAGGAACAACAGGGCGTTGAGGGCCTGGGACTGTGTGGAGGCCGCAACACCCCCTACGGCGGCAAGGTGATTTATGAAAGCCACGATGCCACTGGTGCCAACGACGCGCGGATGCTGGCGGCCATGGAAATGGATGTACCTACGAATCCAGAACCGATAGGCCTGCTCGGTACGGCGGCTCAGATGTCGGCGGCGGCAGACCAGGGACACCTGGTCCATGAGCCGCAGCGGTGGTTGGATGGTTGGGGTCAGGTCACCCCATGAGGGTCGCTCCAGTGGGGGTCAAACGAGGGCAGATTGCCCTCGGCGGCGTTATCTGTGGGTCCGGTTATACGCCGGCTTGTTAGCCGGACCCAGCCGCCCTAAGATCGAGCCGTAGCAAGGGGATAGCCCACCATACGGTGCGCTGTGGATAAGTCGTATAACCGGACCCAGGGATCCGGCTATTAGGTAGTTAGGCCCCATGATATTCGCTGCAGCGACCGACGAGAACACGCTGTTCGTATTCGCTTCAATCTCGGAGGCAATCGCGTACTGCGAGAGTATCGACGTGGAGGATGGCGGCTGGATCTTCTGGGATCACGCAGGCAACGCTTTGAGCGCGGAGTTCCTCACTCCAAACCATCGCGGCAGATTCACCGTTGGTGGGGGCACATATCGGCTGGTCCAGGTATCGGGCAAGCCCACGCTGACAGAGTCTATTGCCAGCATCCATCACATCAATGGCAACCCATATTTTTCCACTCTTTCTGCGGTCCATGAGCATCTCGCAACCCCGACCCAGGTGCCCCAGCATGGAGCCTAACAATTCATTCAAGCCGAACCCGCTTCGCGGGTCGGCTTAACTCAGGTGTTAGGCGGCTATGGCGAGTACGACGCAACTCAGTACTGGAACCCGAGTCATCGGCTGGCTGTGGCTTCTCATGGCTCCAGCCATTGCGGGAATGGCGTTCATCTCGACAGTTAAGTCGGATACGACCTATTGGATCCAAGTCGCTGCTTTCTCAATTGTGGCGCTAGCCGGCGCGGTCGGAGGCGTAGCAACTGGACTTCGCTACCTCTGGGGGGTTCGCGTGCTTCACCTACTCTCATGGATTGGGTTTACGTATTACGTCGGATCCGGGCTGCTCGGTCTCTTCTTTTCAGCGTCCTCGGGTAAGTTCTCCCCGGTGGTGTTTCTCATCGTAGGGCTGATAATGGCGCCCGGACTCGGCTTTGCCGTGCTTGCAGTGGCGCTGCGCTCCAGCCTTCGAGCTCAGAGTACGCCGCCTAACAATTCGTCCAAGCCGACGCCGCTTCGCGGCGCGGCTTAACTCAGGTGTTAGGCGCCATGAAAGCAGTGCGACTACTGCTAATAGTTCTTTTGCTCGCGAGTTGCTCCGGCACAGGCCCCGGCCCCGGCCCCGGCCAAGATCAGCTTCATGCTGACTTCCTTACACTACATCCTGGCTGTCAGCTTCTCTCCTCCTCTGCCGGCGAGGGAGACAGTGACAATGTCTACATCTGGTTAACCTATACCTGCGGCCCGTCCGGGCAGGTCCACCGTACGGAGACGCTGTATCAGCAAGTAGGTGACGAGTGGGTGCTAAATCGAGAGGCGTCGCTTCGGTGATCCGCGTGGCGCCTAACAATTCATTCAAGCCGAACCCGCTTCGCGGGTCGGCTTAATTCAAGGTGTTAGGCCCCATGAAAGAGCACCAAATCTATCTAATCGGCGGGGGCGACGACGAATCCGGCATTCTTACGCCTGATCGTCGGGGTGACGAATGCTGCTTGTCATTCTTATTCCGTGGCAAGCGCATTGATGCGTCTGCTTATGACTTTTTCGATGCATTCTGCGGCATCCGAAGGCTGTTGGAGGCGGACTCGCTTATACCCTTTTGCTACGGTGCAAGTCTCAATGTCTACCCATCCCGCATCTCGCGGCAAATGGCCTCGGGCACAGTTGCGTACGTTTTGACTTTTGGCAAATCGGCTGAGACCCGTGTACACATCTTCGATTCTGGCCCGGACGTAACGCCGGCCTCTGTAGACAATCAAAAGAGCTTCTATGCTGATTGGGTCGCGTCGCTGGGGCCTAACAATTCATTCAATCCGAACCCGCTTCGCGGGTCGGCTTAATTCTGGTGTTAGAGAGCGGCAGTGAGATCTTTGTCCGTGCAAGTACAACCAGAGCGTTCCCCTGGCATCGATATGGTCGCTCTGACCACATCGTTCCGGACTCTAGTTGGCCGGATTGATCTCGTTCGGAGCCATTCCTTCGACAACGGCAATGACAATGGCGCTTACTACAACTTCACATTCGGCACCGATCGCCCAGCCGAGCTTTGGCGCTTGATCCAAGACTCCATATTTCAGGCCCCTGAGCATCGCCGTCACCTAGCATCGTCCGCCATGGCTATGTGCTCCAGCGAGGGTGGTTGGCACAGGTACTCTCAACTCTATCATTGGGATCCAGAGGTGCCCGTTGTCTCCGTTCCCGCCCTCTAACAATTCATTCAAGCCGAACCCGCTTCGCGGGTCGGCTTAATTCCGGTGTTAGGCCGCACACGAACATGGTCGATGGCTCAAGAAATCAGTTTCCGCTCTGGAAGGCGTTCTGGATTGTCTGTCCGGCGACGTATCTCATTGCAATCGCGCTATTTGCGCTCACAAACTTCGTCACGGATCGCCTTGGCGGTCACACTGTCGAGATCATTGCTGGGCAAGAGGTACGTTCTGTCAGTGCGGAGTCGTTCAAGTACGCTTGGTACAACAGCGTAGCGATCCAGGTCATTGCCGTGCTCCACGCTTGCCTATGCACTTTTATCGTTCTTCGTTACAGGCGCAGTACTCGCAGTAGATGGCTTGCAGCCCTCTCCATCGCAGCTGTCCTTACATACCTCGGCTACACCTTGTACTGTACATACGGCTTGTTCCACCCAGATCCTAATCTTTGGCCGATCACTTACTAGTGCAGGTACGGCCTAACAATTCATTCAAGCCGAACCCGCTTCGCGGGTCGGCTTAATTCAGGTGTTAGCCCTCATGAAATATGACGACGCGTCATGGCACTACGGTGGCAACTTCCCATCTGATCTACCAGACTCGGCTGGTGCAACCCATACGGGGATGTTCCTGGTTTGGGCGGTTCTAGCCGGACTGGGCGGTGAATTGTTCACGGTGAAGGAGCCTGAGCTAGTTAGAGAGCTTCGCGGTCGCACAACCACCCCCGGCGCCTTCTTCCTAAGAGTTTGTGACGGTAAGCTCACCAACGAGGATTTTAGCGATCGTGGCAACGAGTTCGCCGTCGCCTACTATGAGGATGGACAGTTTCTGGCGGACTACGAGGCGACGCTGGGCAGCGGCTTAGCCACCCCGTACCACGTGCCGGATACTTGGGAGAGCTTTGATGCATTGCGCCCCCGTTTGGACCAGCGCCTTGCCCGTTGGGCAGGTGCTGAGGGCTAACAATTCATTCAAGCCGAACCCGCTTCGCGGGTCGGCTTAATTCAGGTGTTAGGCACCAATGGAAGGTCATCTACCAAATCGGCAAATGCTCTTCGTTTGGGGCGACTTCAATGCCTGCGGCTGGGCCGCTGGTGGCGACGAGAGCATCTATGCCCTGGACAAAGATGCCCTCGCTGCAATACCGGCAAAAGATGGCATGGCGATCTTCGTTTGGTGTGAGGACGAGCCCGACACCATCCTCGGCTGCGTCGCAAGGCTTGAGCACATCACGCTAGGCGCATTTACTGGCTGGCGCGCGGTGCCTGTTGGTGGCACCTTCTACCGTGGCCCAGTGCCCGCGCATCTGCTTGGCGGGCTTGGTGCCTAACAATTCATTCAAGCCGAACCCGCTTCGCGGGTCGGCTTAATTCAGGTGTTAGGGCGCATGAACAAAAGTATGGACGCTGACACTTTCAAGAAGCACTCGGACCTAGCCGTACAAACAATGCTCGACGTACGTAATGTCACACTTGACTACTCACCAACTAGCCTGCGGCTTATCGATGAGGCTATTGAAAGCATGAGGACTCAAGGCCTCACCTCGGACGATATGCCTGGAGTGCTTTACTCTTTTGGCTGCTACTTGGGTGAGGTTATGGTACGTGGGCTCGGGGCTCGCTGGGTCGATTCACTGCAGGATTCTCAAGCAGGTGGTTTCATGTCGCATTGCGTCGTGACTCAAAACGGGGTGTCCTGGAACGTTCTAGCAAGGTGCAGCAAGTGCTTGGACGACATTAAATATGGTGGCGCTTATGACTTATACCTTGCTGCATCACAGCCTGCGCCCTAACAATTCGTTCAATCCGAACTTGCTTCGTTACACCCGCAACATGGCAGGTTAAGCTTGCCATGTTGCCGGCTCCACTACGCAAGTCGGCTTAACTCAGGTGTTAGGCCGTTTGGTTGGCGCTTCAAAGTGGCATCACTGGTCTGCCGTAACGATGTCGTTGTTCACCCTTCCGGTCGCTCTTCGGACGGGCTCTCAGGCAAGCGCCTCCCCGGTCGGACCCCGTGCACCCCACCCCAGCGGCTTGCCTGCATCCGGCGCCTCTTTCTGGTACAACGCTGGCCTAACAATTCATTCAAGCCGAACCCGCTTCGCGGGTCGGCTTAATTCAGGTGTTAGGCCTCACAAGAATGTCCACTATGACTCCAGCCGACGACCAAGATGATCCGCCGCTTGATGCGGACGATCTGCGGGCGGTTGCCGCGCTCACTCAGGATGACCTTCTTGCCATAGATCGAGCCATTCTGGCCAGTAGTAGCGCAAACTGGCGAAAAGTCGCCCTTGTTGTAGCTGTCGCAATGGACGCATATCCGGACCAGTACTACGACGTTCCAGATGTCTTCTACAGCCAACGCCTCAGAGATCTAGTCTCGGCTGGCCATCTGGAGGCGCAGGGCAATCTGTACCGCATGCGTTTCAGTGAGGTTCGCCTTACTCTCGCCGGCCTCGACAGTGAGGCCTAACAATTCATTCAAGCCGAACCCGCTTCGCGGGTCGGCTTAATTCAGGTGTTAGGCCCCGCAAGGAACTGCGTAGCATGGACAAGAACGACTTCCTCATCGAACTCTCCGAAAGTGACCGCACAGCTTACGGTCGTGTTGATTTCGCAGCCAAAACAGCGCAGCAGCAGATTTTCTCAGCTGTCTGGGCGCTTGAGAGCCAAGTCAATGGTGGCGGCTTCGAGAGCTTCTTCGAGAACGAAGACCCTGCCTTGGTCGCATTCGCACCAGAAGCGCTGCAGACAATCGGAGCGGTCACCTGCGCGGATATAGTCCGTCGTGCCGCCTCCGCGGCTCCTGGCCTGTTGGATGACCTCGACTCTGAGTTCTATGCTTACCCAGACGATCTGACTGACTTGCTATACAAGTACGTAGCGGCCAACCCAGATGCATTCGGTCCCGCCACGGGCGGGGCCTAACAATTCATTCAAGCCGAACCCGCTTCGCGGGTCGGCTTAATTCAGGTGTTAGACCTTGACTGGGGAGGGGGCGCGACATGAAAGATCCGAGTAAGCACGCGAGCGAGCGCGAGATCGCTAGCGACATTCTGCTCCAGACCTCAGCGATTGCCACTCCGCTGCTGTCCACGTTCTCCGCTTGGCTCATGGCCGGGCTCGGAGCTGCGTTCACGCTTTTGGTGGCAAATATCGACTCAATCGTAAAGTACGTGGCAGCGCACAACTTCCGTTGGGCCTTGCTTTGGTTCGCCGCTTCGCTACTCGCGGGTCTTGCCGCCCGCTTCCTCTCGGTCGTTGTCTCTGCAAGTCTTGCCTCCAACGCCGTGCTTTCTGAGCGCCTACCAAAGGCTATCCAAGCCGCCCCCTCGTTCTCTTTGCCTGCGTTCAAGCACTTCTACTTCAGTGGCCTATTCCTGCCCTACAAATGCGTGGCAAATAGGACCTTCGCAAAAGTCCAGCGCGGTGACTTGATGGCCAGCCAACGCCTGACTGCCAAAGCCTCACAGTTGCAAGCCATACTCGTGCTATTGCAAATTGTCTGTTCTACGGCCTCGATCCTGGTTCTTGCATCCGGGATCAAGGTCTAACAATTCGTTCAAGCCGATGCCGCTTCGCGGCACGACTTAATTCAGGTGTTAGACCGCAGGAGCAGGATTCAAAGCATGGACTTACTACGCAAGCTTCTGATTAAGCGCATTGCCATCAGTCTCGTCAGCGCATTGTTCATCTCCTATTTCCTTGTCGTGGTTTTCCTTATGTTTGGCCCCTTGTACGTCAACGGAGAACTCGCGATCGCCCAAGCGTTAGAGCTCACGCTGATGATTTCTCCGGTAGTTGGGTTTGCTATCTTCCTCATGCTGCGTCGTAGAGACCGTAAGCGTAAAATTCATGGGCTATGATGAGACACCATCCGGGCTTGCGGTCTAACAGTTCATTCAAGCTGAAGCCGCTTCGCGGCTCGGCTTAAATGAATTGTTAGGCGGGCTATGACAGACAGTCTTGGACCAGAGCAGAAAGCATTGCACCAGGCCGTTGGCGAGGTGCTGCACTATATTTGGGATCCAATTGGGGTAGCAGGCGTGCCGCAGGCCCGTGATGAGTACGATGGCTACGTCGATCACGTCTGCAGTCTGTTATGGCGCGGTGCAAGCAACGCTCAACTTGCTCAGCATCTTGTGCAGATAGCTGATGAGCATATGGGCCTCACTGGCACAGAGAGTCGCGCTGCCTTGGCCGCCGGCAAACTACTGGGATGCGGTTACACGCTAGCCCGCCTAACAATTCATTCAAGCCGACGCTGCTTCGCGGCACGGGTTAATTCAGGTGTTGTTCGATGTCCGCTTCCGGCCGGTGGCGGACATCTGCCCGGGCAGGGGAT includes the following:
- a CDS encoding integron integrase; the protein is MDQVSLVCRRRHLSRRTEQAYRFWIRRYIHFHGRQHPRVVGTSGIVAFINHLAAVGGVAASTQSQALNALLFLYRDVLEVEVGHLDGLRRVQRRDRLPVVLSMDEVVAALAQMEGITALMAHLLYGSGLRVTECMTLRVKDVDLEAGLIHVRAGKGGKDRTTLLPDRLRSRLGRQLVGVAKLHKQDLARGAGFAPLPNALQRKYPSASQSLAWQFLFPSRVVRACPQTGRRLRWHASESGVQMAFKNAVRQAGIVKHASVHTLRHSFATHLLAAGTDIRTIQLLLGHRNLKTTMIYTHVEHAVRKTLSPLDRLHVP
- a CDS encoding DUF3658 domain-containing protein: MTPADDQDDPPLDADDLRAVAALTQDDLLAIDRAILASSSANWRKVALVVAVAMDAYPDQYYDVPDVFYSQRLRDLVSAGHLEAQGNLYRMRFSEVRLTLAGLDSEA
- a CDS encoding DUF4375 domain-containing protein, with the protein product MDKNDFLIELSESDRTAYGRVDFAAKTAQQQIFSAVWALESQVNGGGFESFFENEDPALVAFAPEALQTIGAVTCADIVRRAASAAPGLLDDLDSEFYAYPDDLTDLLYKYVAANPDAFGPATGGA